The following proteins are co-located in the Eleginops maclovinus isolate JMC-PN-2008 ecotype Puerto Natales chromosome 1, JC_Emac_rtc_rv5, whole genome shotgun sequence genome:
- the LOC134866207 gene encoding E3 SUMO-protein ligase ZBED1-like, giving the protein MESSEIDAAEHADTEELVPKKGAVSVVWKFFGFKKSDVDQTSILCKCCRAKVVAGGGNTSNLLHHLSRKHVVEYQECMKLRSAPSTSAGNTGKAKEKSSQMTLRDAFARGTAYDKKSKRWVEITNSITIHIAKDMVPLSTVEKEGFTKMIHTLDPRYEIPSRKYFSQVAIPNLYQKHRAKLETDLATVKHFAATTDMWSSRTMDPYLSLTVHFISDEWVLESHCLQTSYFPDDHTGELLAAGLQEALDSWGLSEQKLVAITTDNGANIKKAIELNHWTRLQCFGHRLHLAIERGVKDDRIQRAVGVCKKIVSAFSYSWKKRRDLAMVQNDLGLPKHVLTTETPTRWGSRQMMIQRVLEQERAISQVLKDDKKSRHLVLHWQDVDVLEAVNKVLSPLQDFTDALSGEKYVSVSYLKPVLSLFNTSILAEEESDNQLTKDVKRNILAYLNEKYADEDTDDLLDIASLLDPRFRTKYMDKEKVEQVLRRATREIVSLVQAQQDTLSGAAGAAAAAAEAEPVPAPEEKRKKTLASFFKRQSTSTTSSSSSTVSEEESVKMELTVYLQTTEVDSDADPLDWWRCHQTNFPRIAKLARQYLCIPATSAPSERVFSTGGNIVTCHRAALKPDAVDRLVFLAQNL; this is encoded by the exons ATGGAAAGTTCGGAAATCGACGCTGCAGAACATGCTGACACAGAAGAACTTGTGCCAAAAAAAGGAGCCGTGTCTGTTGTTTGGaagttttttggttttaaaaaatccgACGTCGACCAAACATCCATTTTATGCAAGTGTTGTCGGGCTAAAGTTGTCGCCGGAGGCGGCAACACGAGCAATTTGCTCCACCACCTAAGCCGCAAGCATGTCGTGGAATATCAAGAATGCATGAAGCTAAGGTCAGCACCCTCCACATCAGCAGGTAACACGGGGAAAGCTAAAGAAAAGTCGAGCCAAATGACACTTCGAGACGCGTTTGCTAGAGGGACTGCCTACGATAAAAAGAGCAAACGGTGGGTCGAGATCACAAATTCGATCACTATCCACATAGCCAAAGACATGGTTCCGCTGAGTACTGTCGAAAAGGAAGGCTTCACGAAGATGATCCACACGCTGGATCCTAGGTATGAAATACCGAGCAGAAAATATTTTAGCCAAGTAGCTATCCCCAACTTATACCAAAAGCACAGAGCTAAGCTGGAAACAGACCTAGCGACCGTCAAGCACTTTGCAGCAACGACAGATATGTGGTCCAGTCGGACTATGGATCCATACCTTAGTCTTACAGTACACTTCATAAGTGACGAGTGGGTGTTGGAAAGCCATTGCTTGCAAACCAGTTACTTTCCTGATGACCATACTGGAGAGTTACTTGCAGCAGGCCTACAAGAGGCACTTGATTCCTGGGGGCTTTCAGAACAGAAGCTAGTGGCCATCACAACAGACAATGGAGCCAACATCAAGAAGGCCATCGAGCTGAACCATTGGACAAGACTCCAGTGCTTTGGTCACAGGCTTCACCTAGCCATAG agagAGGTGTGAAAGACGACCGCATTCAACGAGCAGTAGGTGTCTGCAAAAAAATTGTGTCAGCCTTCTCATACTCGTGGAAGAAAAGGAGGGACCTGGCCATGGTTCAGAATGATCTGGGCCTTCCAAAGCATGTGCTCACAACTGAGACGCCTACCAGGTGGGGATCACGTCAAATGATGATTCAAAGAGTACTTGAACAAGAGAGGGCCATTAGTCAGGTTCTAAAAGATGACAAAAAATCAAGGCACTTGGTCCTTCACTGGCAAGATGTGGATGTCCTAGAGGCTGTCAACAAGGTGTTGAGCCCACTCCAGGACTTTACAGATGCCTTGTCAGGAGAGAAATATGTCAGTGTCTCCTACCTCAAGCCAGTGCTCAGTCTCTTCAACACATCCATTctggcagaggaagagagtgatAATCAGCTGACGAAGGATGTGAAGAGAAACATTCTTGCCTACTTGAATGAAAAGTATGCTGATGAGGACACAGATGACCTGCTTGACATTGCGTCTCTTCTCGATCCACGGTTTAGAACCAAGTATATGGACAAAGAAAAGGTGGAGCAGGTTCTACGCAGAGCAACCAGAGAAATAGTGTCACTAGTACAGGCTCAACAGGACACTCTCTCAGGGGctgctggggcagcagcagcagcagcagaggcagagcctgttcctgctcctgaggaaaaaagaaaaaagactttgGCCAGCTTTTTCAAAAGGCAGAgcaccagcaccaccagcagcagcagcagcactgtgtcAGAAGAGGAAAGCGTTAAAATGGAGCTGACCGTCTACTTACAGACCACAGAGGTTGACAGTGATGCAGACCCGCTGGACTGGTGGAGATGCCATCAGACAAATTTCCCTCGGATTGCCAAGCTTGCTCGGCAGTATTTATGCATCCCTGCCACCAGTGCTCCATCTGAGAGAGTGTTTAGCACTGGTGGCAATATTGTCACTTGCCACAGGGCTGCACTCAAACCAGATGCTGTGGACCGTCTGGTTTTCCTGGCTCAAAATTtgtaa
- the slc66a1 gene encoding lysosomal amino acid transporter 1 homolog isoform X1 — protein sequence MDFIGMQAATQLNMMRDGVLSRGVFGVSTTGNFSSICPNGSQWVWEGLGECAQDGRDMASIYLGLLSILCFMVSSLPQYYSSCKTGNMDSALSIWFLLLWLGGDSCNLVGSFLADQLPLQTYTAGYYVIADLMMLALYVYYMTKNRMRQGRVVLRVVGVACVLGFTSSLVHLPGLGAQQEVIPSEFRSRALLSTSDLSAIKAFTPKEIIGFSIGSVSSVLYLCSRIPQMYTNFKRKSTEGVSYFLFALVILGNTTYGLSVLLKNPDEGQGEKSYMIHHLPWLIGSLGTLSLDILISFQFLIYRKAKEDVGTGETTPLIGS from the exons ATGGACTTTATCGGCATGCAAGCGGCCACACAG CTCAATATGATGAGAGACGGAGTCCTTTCACGGGGTGTCTTTGGAGTAAGCACTACAGGAAACTTCAGTTCCATCTGCCCCAATGGGTCACAGTGGGTCTGGGAAGGTCTCGGGGAATGTGCCCAGGATGGGAGGGACATGGCAAGCATCTACCTCGGCCTGCTGTCCATCCTCTGCTTCATGGTGTCTTCTCTTCC ACAGTACTACAGCTCGTGTAAAACGGGGAATATGGACAGCGCCCTCTCTATTTGgtttctgctgctgtggctgGGAGGGGACAGCTGTAACCTGGTGGGCTCCTTCTTGGCAGACCAACTTCCACTTCAG ACATATACAGCTGGTTATTATGTCATAGCTGACTTGATGATGCTGGCATTGTACGTATACTACATGACGAAGAACAGAATGCGGCAAG GTAGGGTGGTTCTGCGTGTGGTGGGTGTAGCCTGCGTCCTGGGCTTCACCTCCAGCCTCGTCCACCTCCCCGGGTTAGGTgcccaacaggaagttattccTTCAGAGTTCAGAAGTCGCGCCTTGCTCTCAACCTCTGACCTCAGTGCTATCAAG GCTTTCACCCCTAAAGAGATCATTGGTTTCTCCATCGGCTCAGTGTCCTCAGTGCTCTACCTCTGTTCCAGAATCCCCCAGATGTACACTAAT TTCAAGAGGAAATCAACAGAGGGAGTGTCATACTTCCTGTTCGCGCTGGTCATCCTGGGAAACACCACATACGGCCTGAGTGTCCTGCTGAAGAACCCTGATGAGGGCCAGGGCGAGAAAAGCTACATGATCCATCACCTGCCCTGGCTCATCGGCAGCCTCGGCACCCTCTCCTTAGACATCCTT ATCTCTTTCCAGTTCCTGATTTACCGCAAAGCCAAAGAGGACGTCGGTACCGGAGAGACCACGCCTCTGATTGGAAGCTAA
- the slc66a1 gene encoding lysosomal amino acid transporter 1 homolog isoform X2 has translation MMRDGVLSRGVFGVSTTGNFSSICPNGSQWVWEGLGECAQDGRDMASIYLGLLSILCFMVSSLPQYYSSCKTGNMDSALSIWFLLLWLGGDSCNLVGSFLADQLPLQTYTAGYYVIADLMMLALYVYYMTKNRMRQGRVVLRVVGVACVLGFTSSLVHLPGLGAQQEVIPSEFRSRALLSTSDLSAIKAFTPKEIIGFSIGSVSSVLYLCSRIPQMYTNFKRKSTEGVSYFLFALVILGNTTYGLSVLLKNPDEGQGEKSYMIHHLPWLIGSLGTLSLDILISFQFLIYRKAKEDVGTGETTPLIGS, from the exons ATGATGAGAGACGGAGTCCTTTCACGGGGTGTCTTTGGAGTAAGCACTACAGGAAACTTCAGTTCCATCTGCCCCAATGGGTCACAGTGGGTCTGGGAAGGTCTCGGGGAATGTGCCCAGGATGGGAGGGACATGGCAAGCATCTACCTCGGCCTGCTGTCCATCCTCTGCTTCATGGTGTCTTCTCTTCC ACAGTACTACAGCTCGTGTAAAACGGGGAATATGGACAGCGCCCTCTCTATTTGgtttctgctgctgtggctgGGAGGGGACAGCTGTAACCTGGTGGGCTCCTTCTTGGCAGACCAACTTCCACTTCAG ACATATACAGCTGGTTATTATGTCATAGCTGACTTGATGATGCTGGCATTGTACGTATACTACATGACGAAGAACAGAATGCGGCAAG GTAGGGTGGTTCTGCGTGTGGTGGGTGTAGCCTGCGTCCTGGGCTTCACCTCCAGCCTCGTCCACCTCCCCGGGTTAGGTgcccaacaggaagttattccTTCAGAGTTCAGAAGTCGCGCCTTGCTCTCAACCTCTGACCTCAGTGCTATCAAG GCTTTCACCCCTAAAGAGATCATTGGTTTCTCCATCGGCTCAGTGTCCTCAGTGCTCTACCTCTGTTCCAGAATCCCCCAGATGTACACTAAT TTCAAGAGGAAATCAACAGAGGGAGTGTCATACTTCCTGTTCGCGCTGGTCATCCTGGGAAACACCACATACGGCCTGAGTGTCCTGCTGAAGAACCCTGATGAGGGCCAGGGCGAGAAAAGCTACATGATCCATCACCTGCCCTGGCTCATCGGCAGCCTCGGCACCCTCTCCTTAGACATCCTT ATCTCTTTCCAGTTCCTGATTTACCGCAAAGCCAAAGAGGACGTCGGTACCGGAGAGACCACGCCTCTGATTGGAAGCTAA